Proteins from a single region of Haloarchaeobius litoreus:
- a CDS encoding DegT/DnrJ/EryC1/StrS family aminotransferase — MVEHVPFTEIHVSDDIVDRTASVVRSGRYVDGPELEAFESEFADAFDVEHAVGVSSGTSALSLALRAAGVDEGDAVLMPAHTFFATASAAMNLDAKPVFVDVDPETYAIDVDDLEAKASFAARPAAVVPVHIYGQPADMEGVRRVADEYGLTVIEDSCQAHAARYDGEYAGTIGDLGCFSFYPSKNMTVGGDGGMLVTDDAELADAARRLRNQGRNPAGVHVDLGLNYRLDEFKAAFGREHLQHVEDWGRMRRENAALYDERLADVPQITTPTVAEECEHVYHLYVVQADERDALRSFLSDRGVETGIHYEHALHQHPVIVEEVDSTPRLPVVERLVDQIVSLPMHPWLDEREVEHVCAAIEDFYGGERP; from the coding sequence ATGGTCGAACACGTCCCGTTCACCGAGATACACGTCAGCGACGACATCGTCGACCGGACGGCGTCCGTCGTGCGAAGCGGCAGGTACGTCGACGGACCAGAGCTGGAAGCCTTCGAATCCGAGTTCGCCGACGCGTTCGACGTCGAACACGCCGTCGGCGTCAGCAGCGGCACGTCGGCACTCTCGCTCGCGCTCCGGGCGGCCGGCGTCGATGAGGGCGACGCGGTGCTGATGCCCGCACACACCTTCTTCGCGACCGCGAGCGCCGCGATGAATCTCGACGCGAAGCCCGTCTTCGTCGACGTCGACCCCGAGACGTACGCCATCGACGTCGACGACCTGGAGGCGAAGGCCTCGTTCGCGGCACGACCGGCGGCGGTCGTCCCGGTCCACATCTACGGCCAGCCGGCCGACATGGAGGGCGTCCGCCGCGTCGCCGACGAGTACGGACTCACCGTCATCGAGGACAGTTGTCAGGCACACGCGGCCCGGTACGACGGCGAGTACGCCGGCACCATCGGCGACCTCGGCTGTTTCAGCTTCTACCCGTCGAAAAACATGACCGTCGGCGGCGACGGCGGGATGCTCGTCACCGACGACGCCGAGCTGGCCGACGCGGCACGACGACTGCGGAACCAGGGCCGGAACCCGGCGGGCGTCCACGTCGACCTCGGGCTCAACTACCGGCTCGACGAGTTCAAGGCCGCGTTCGGCCGGGAGCACCTCCAGCACGTCGAGGACTGGGGCCGGATGCGCCGCGAGAACGCCGCCCTGTACGACGAACGGCTCGCCGACGTCCCCCAGATAACGACCCCGACCGTCGCGGAGGAGTGCGAGCACGTCTACCACCTCTACGTCGTGCAGGCGGACGAACGGGACGCGCTCCGGTCGTTCCTCTCCGACCGCGGCGTCGAGACCGGTATCCACTACGAGCACGCGCTCCACCAGCACCCGGTGATCGTCGAGGAGGTGGATTCGACGCCCCGGCTCCCGGTCGTCGAGCGGCTCGTCGACCAGATCGTCTCGTTGCCGATGCATCCGTGGCTCGACGAGCGCGAGGTCGAACACGTCTGTGCTGCAATCGAGGACTTCTACGGGGGTGAGCGGCCGTGA
- a CDS encoding Gfo/Idh/MocA family protein yields the protein MKLAVVGTGYWGSNHARIAGEFVDEGVVDDAIVCEADPDRAASVASEHGLDYVTNHRTVADHDVDAAIVATPSPTHEPVVTDLLADGVHAMVEKPLALSVDAANRIVRVADDHDCILGVGHVFRHHPALDAVRELVRRGELGTVSHLRTARHACQPARPVGALHSLAVHEVDIYRYLLERNPDTVYCRLDQAVAAETHDTVTLVLDFGDVTGVVSESWSIPVDGKRRELVVVGSEAVAAVDYLDDTVVELYDVPPSSQPAGTRQSHIVESEAPAEVIDVDGDEPLKTEDRDFVEAVRDGREPVTTGVDGTWAVKLLADAERSAERNAVVDVRGDAMVEPRRSVRSQN from the coding sequence GTGAAGCTCGCCGTCGTCGGCACCGGCTACTGGGGGTCGAACCACGCGCGCATCGCCGGCGAGTTCGTGGACGAGGGAGTCGTCGACGACGCCATCGTCTGTGAGGCCGACCCGGACCGGGCAGCGAGCGTCGCGAGCGAGCACGGGCTCGACTACGTCACCAACCACCGAACCGTCGCCGACCACGACGTCGACGCCGCCATCGTCGCCACGCCGTCGCCGACCCACGAACCCGTCGTGACCGACCTGCTCGCCGACGGCGTCCACGCGATGGTCGAGAAGCCCCTCGCGCTGTCGGTCGACGCCGCGAACCGCATCGTCCGGGTTGCGGACGACCACGACTGCATCCTCGGCGTCGGTCACGTGTTCCGGCACCACCCGGCGCTGGACGCCGTCCGCGAGCTTGTTCGACGGGGGGAGCTCGGCACCGTCTCGCACCTCCGGACCGCACGGCACGCCTGCCAGCCGGCCCGGCCGGTGGGAGCGCTCCACTCGCTCGCCGTCCACGAGGTCGACATCTACCGGTACCTGCTGGAGCGCAACCCCGACACCGTGTACTGCCGGCTCGACCAGGCCGTCGCGGCGGAGACCCACGACACCGTGACGCTCGTGCTCGACTTCGGCGACGTTACGGGCGTCGTCAGCGAGTCCTGGTCCATCCCGGTCGACGGCAAGCGGCGCGAACTCGTCGTCGTCGGAAGCGAGGCCGTCGCGGCAGTCGACTACCTCGACGATACCGTCGTCGAGCTGTACGACGTCCCGCCGTCGAGCCAGCCCGCCGGGACGCGCCAGAGCCACATCGTCGAGAGCGAGGCACCGGCCGAGGTCATCGACGTGGACGGTGACGAGCCGCTGAAGACCGAGGACCGCGACTTCGTTGAGGCGGTCCGCGACGGCCGCGAACCCGTGACGACCGGTGTCGACGGCACCTGGGCGGTGAAGCTCCTCGCCGACGCCGAACGATCCGCCGAACGCAACGCGGTCGTCGACGTGCGAGGGGACGCGATGGTCGAGCCACGACGCTCGGTCCGGTCGCAGAACTAG
- a CDS encoding sugar phosphate nucleotidyltransferase, with product MPAQFPILAVMEAIVLAAGRGSRLQPLTDDRPKGLVQVGGRPLLVDCLDQLLSVGVDRFVLVVGYEAGQIIDHFGDEHRGRPITYAHQSERDGVASALLAAEESVSDEEFLVMLGDNVFRANIGAVVGALEADGTDGAVLVEEVAAAEASRYGVCQLDEAGQIDSIVEKPDDPPSTLVATGLYAFTDGIFDACRRIEPSGRGEYEISDAIDEYATEHNVEAVSLAGWRVDVGYPRDRNEANRRLVGDSPTPHERAGASESFD from the coding sequence ATGCCAGCACAGTTCCCGATTCTGGCTGTCATGGAAGCTATCGTACTCGCGGCGGGTCGTGGGAGCCGGCTCCAGCCGCTCACCGACGACCGGCCGAAGGGACTCGTCCAGGTCGGCGGCCGGCCGCTGCTCGTCGACTGCCTCGACCAGTTGCTCTCGGTCGGCGTCGACCGGTTCGTCCTCGTCGTCGGCTACGAGGCCGGCCAGATAATCGATCACTTCGGCGACGAGCACCGCGGCAGACCCATCACCTACGCGCACCAGTCGGAGCGTGACGGCGTCGCCTCGGCGCTCCTCGCCGCCGAGGAGTCCGTCAGCGACGAGGAGTTCCTCGTCATGCTCGGGGACAACGTGTTCCGGGCGAACATCGGTGCCGTGGTGGGCGCGCTCGAGGCCGACGGCACGGACGGCGCGGTGCTCGTCGAGGAGGTCGCCGCCGCCGAGGCGAGCCGCTACGGCGTCTGCCAGCTCGACGAGGCCGGGCAGATCGACTCCATCGTGGAGAAACCGGACGACCCGCCCTCGACGCTCGTCGCGACCGGGCTCTACGCGTTCACCGACGGTATCTTCGACGCCTGTCGCCGAATCGAACCCTCGGGTCGCGGCGAGTACGAGATCAGCGACGCCATCGACGAGTACGCAACCGAGCACAACGTCGAGGCGGTCTCGCTCGCGGGCTGGCGCGTCGACGTCGGCTACCCGCGGGACAGGAACGAGGCGAACCGCAGACTCGTCGGCGACTCGCCGACCCCACACGAGCGGGCCGGGGCGTCGGAGTCGTTCGACTGA
- a CDS encoding glycosyltransferase, giving the protein MTVQVLNLVTTAEATFYQKQCSALAERGIEQETVAVPESWSADGQRSPISYARLVPRTLRRARDGFDLVHANNGLTTPAALAQVRLPVVVSLWGTDLFGRFGAVSRVTAGRADAVIVMTEGMAAALDTDAHVIPHGVDLDVFEPMPQDAARDRLGWRSDRYYVLFPYSKERAVKNYPRARRVVDEAARYLDRPVELATVSGVDHHDMVRYYAASDALVLTSRHEGSTNAVKEALACDTPVVSVDVGDVAERLAGTERSRVCRSDEELVTGLAEVLPSEGEPGGERRAVTDLGLDRMAERIESVYRSVLAE; this is encoded by the coding sequence ATGACCGTGCAGGTACTCAACCTCGTCACCACCGCGGAGGCGACGTTCTACCAGAAGCAGTGCAGTGCGCTTGCCGAGCGGGGCATCGAACAGGAGACGGTCGCGGTGCCGGAGAGCTGGTCAGCGGACGGGCAGCGGTCACCGATCTCCTACGCCAGACTCGTCCCACGGACGCTGCGCCGGGCCCGGGACGGGTTCGACCTCGTGCACGCGAACAACGGACTGACCACACCGGCCGCGCTGGCACAGGTACGGCTCCCGGTCGTCGTCTCGCTGTGGGGTACCGACCTGTTCGGACGTTTCGGGGCGGTCTCCCGGGTGACGGCCGGCCGGGCGGATGCCGTCATCGTGATGACCGAGGGGATGGCTGCGGCACTCGATACCGACGCCCACGTCATCCCCCACGGTGTCGACCTGGACGTGTTCGAACCCATGCCACAGGATGCAGCCCGCGACCGTCTCGGCTGGCGGTCCGACCGGTACTACGTGCTGTTCCCGTACTCGAAGGAGCGGGCCGTCAAGAACTACCCCCGCGCTCGCCGGGTCGTCGACGAGGCGGCCAGGTACCTCGACCGCCCGGTCGAACTCGCGACCGTCAGTGGCGTCGATCACCACGACATGGTCAGGTACTACGCCGCCAGCGACGCGCTCGTGCTCACCTCGCGGCACGAGGGGTCGACCAACGCGGTGAAGGAGGCGCTGGCCTGCGATACGCCGGTCGTGTCGGTCGACGTCGGTGATGTCGCGGAGCGCCTCGCGGGCACCGAGCGCTCGCGGGTCTGTCGGTCCGACGAGGAGCTGGTCACCGGGCTCGCCGAGGTGCTGCCCAGCGAGGGCGAGCCCGGCGGCGAGCGACGGGCCGTCACCGACCTCGGGCTGGACCGGATGGCAGAACGTATCGAGTCGGTGTACAGGTCGGTGCTCGCGGAGTAG
- a CDS encoding GNAT family N-acetyltransferase, with amino-acid sequence MDIERVGLSEWGDALPDSGFEVFHLPGALRVLDDHTDGELQLFVGYNGSQAVAFFPAMVTDRTVGRTVTSPPPSMNVPKLGPLVSSPSPKRRKQEQTNKEFVRGVRDELDLDDSRTVFRFLCSPAYGDPRPYIWDDDAVSVSFTYRLDLADRSPDEALTAASKSLRRSVRDGRDLDVSVSVEGVEAARRVFDQTKERYEEQGRSFTLSWPYVKDLVTWLDERARVYVVRGPDDEFLSGIVALFSNDDALYWLGGTRADYDGTSVNALLHWRIVEDVAAGRPLDSLTGYDLMGADTERLSRYKSKFGADLVPYHVVESKGAPTAMAKRVYEYVRR; translated from the coding sequence ATGGACATCGAACGAGTCGGTCTTTCGGAGTGGGGGGACGCACTGCCAGATAGCGGTTTCGAGGTGTTCCACCTGCCCGGGGCGCTCCGGGTGCTGGACGACCACACCGACGGCGAACTGCAGCTGTTCGTGGGGTACAACGGCAGCCAGGCGGTCGCGTTCTTTCCAGCGATGGTGACCGACCGCACGGTCGGTCGGACCGTCACGTCACCCCCACCCTCGATGAACGTCCCCAAACTCGGACCGCTCGTCAGCTCGCCCAGTCCGAAACGACGCAAACAGGAGCAGACGAACAAGGAGTTCGTCCGTGGGGTCCGCGACGAACTGGACCTCGACGACTCGAGGACCGTCTTCCGGTTCCTCTGCTCGCCTGCCTACGGTGACCCGCGGCCGTACATCTGGGACGACGACGCCGTCTCGGTGTCGTTCACCTACCGGCTCGACCTCGCCGACCGGTCGCCGGACGAGGCACTCACGGCGGCCAGCAAGAGCCTCAGGCGTTCGGTCCGCGACGGTCGCGACCTCGACGTGTCGGTGTCCGTCGAGGGAGTCGAGGCCGCTCGTCGGGTGTTCGACCAGACGAAGGAGCGGTACGAGGAGCAGGGGCGTTCCTTCACCCTGAGCTGGCCGTACGTGAAGGACCTGGTTACCTGGCTCGACGAACGTGCTCGTGTGTACGTGGTGCGTGGGCCCGACGACGAGTTCCTCAGCGGCATCGTCGCGCTCTTCTCGAACGACGACGCGCTGTACTGGCTGGGCGGGACCCGGGCCGACTACGATGGGACGAGCGTCAACGCGCTCCTGCACTGGCGCATCGTCGAGGACGTCGCGGCCGGGAGGCCGCTCGACTCGCTCACCGGCTACGACCTGATGGGGGCCGACACGGAGCGCCTCTCGAGGTACAAGAGCAAGTTCGGAGCCGACCTCGTACCCTACCACGTCGTCGAGTCGAAGGGTGCACCGACAGCCATGGCCAAGCGCGTCTACGAGTACGTGAGACGATGA